One window from the genome of Saccharomyces mikatae IFO 1815 strain IFO1815 genome assembly, chromosome: 4 encodes:
- the OCA6 gene encoding protein-tyrosine-phosphatase (similar to Saccharomyces cerevisiae OCA6 (YDR067C); ancestral locus Anc_8.186), which produces MSLVTPLQFSTVQPNLYRGSYPREINLSFLRTLRLKYILSLTPEPLNSDPLMVRFCEENNIKTVHIRCQSERKADKTKPKIKRKKKTVPIEYDVVVRCVKFLIDKRHYPCYMHCTNGELIISLVVACMRKFSYWSTVSILNEFLVYNSSINIHERNFIENFNSEIEVDNLDIKDKVPWITVRYIARTTTESEDEQYTGHVDTSEKVARVSSVSNSLPKLKFHSM; this is translated from the coding sequence ATGTCACTGGTAACACCATTACAATTTTCGACAGTCCAGCCAAACTTATATAGAGGATCCTACCCACGAGAAATCAATCTCTCATTTCTAAGAACCCTTAGACTGAAATACATCCTATCATTGACACCTGAACCTCTGAATAGTGATCCTTTGATGGTAAGATTTTGCGAAGAGAACAACATCAAGACAGTTCACATAAGATGCCAAAGTGAAAGAAAGGCTGACAAGACCAAGCCCaagatcaaaagaaaaaagaaaacagttCCCATTGAATACGATGTTGTGGTACGATGCgtgaaatttttaatcGATAAGAGGCATTATCCGTGTTATATGCACTGTACAAATGGGGAACTAATAATATCCCTTGTAGTAGCATGTATGAGAAAGTTTTCATATTGGAGCACAGTGTCCATATTAAACGAGTTTTTAGTATACAATTCCAGCATCAATATTCATGAGAGaaactttattgaaaacTTCAACTCGGAAATTGAAGTTGATAATTTAGATATAAAGGATAAAGTTCCTTGGATTACCGTACGGTACATTGCCCGAACAACTACAGAATCAGAAGACGAGCAATATACCGGGCATGTTGATACATCTGAAAAGGTTGCAAGAGTAAGTAGTGTGTCGAATTCTTTGCCAAAATTGAAGTTTCATAGTATGTAA